The Tripterygium wilfordii isolate XIE 37 chromosome 17, ASM1340144v1, whole genome shotgun sequence genome has a window encoding:
- the LOC119982618 gene encoding SKP1-like protein 21 isoform X2: MSGSNSEGFHQVPGRSNKERKSFDEKFIRMDTKRLCELTSAADSLQLKPLVDLTSRALARIIEGKTPEEIREIFHLPDDLTEEEKLEPLKNTTDDPRIRLLNRLYAKKRKELKEREKLKNAGIGEEHVDDRSVDDLLSFINGDSKMTKASKNKKKNRRRKGQEKNAFLTESMETDKMETNGLNSVGLDVEHGIDCQASPSESSKLQDMEEDILARKVEFDDGDMDDEIDPALKEKIDREVEDFARILKIDWPERMQEILSLGQERRPVHSSLNGSSSLRK; this comes from the exons ATGTCAGGAAGTAATTCAGAAGG GTTCCATCAAGTACCAGGTCGCTCTAACAAG GAACGCAAATCTTTTGATGAGAAGTTTATTCGAATGGACACAAAGAGGCTTTGTGAGTTGACATCTGCTGCTGACAGCCTTCAATTGAAGCCTTTGGTTGATCTTACTAGTCGTGCTCTTGCACGAATTATTGAAGGAAAAACACCAGAGGAGATACGTGAAATATTTCATTTACCTGACGATCTTACAGAG GAAGAGAAGTTGGAGCCCTTGAAAAACACAACTGATGATCCACGAATTCGACTTTTGAATCGATTGTatgcaaaaaagagaaaagaattaaaagaaagagaaaagttgAAG AATGCTGGGATTGGAGAAGAGCATGTAGATGATCGCTCGGTTGATGACCTCTTGTCATTTATTAATGGAG ATTCTAAGATGACTAAAGcttcaaagaataaaaagaagaaccGAAGAAGAAAGGGTCAGGAGAAGAATGCTTTCTTAACTGAATCCATGGAAACGGATAAGATG GAGACAAATGGTCTTAACTCTGTGGGCCTTGATGTTGAGCATGGTATCGACTGTCAAGCCAGTCCCAGTGAGTCATCAAAGTTACAAGACATGGAAGAAGATATTTTAGCTCGTAAGGTAGAGTTTGATGATGGGGATATGGACGATGAGATAGATCCTGCATTAAAGGAAAAGATTGATAG GGAGGTGGAAGATTTTGCACGGATATTAAAAATAGACTGGCCTGAAAGGATGCAAGAGATTCTATCCTTGGGTCAAGAAAGGAGGCCAGTGCACTCTTCTCTTAATGGCAGCAGTAGCTTGAGAAAATAG
- the LOC119982618 gene encoding SKP1-like protein 21 isoform X1, with protein sequence MSEADMAVIKPEMMKSYIWLQTADGLIQQVEQEVAMFCPMICQEVIQKGVGSSKNYAISLPQRVNPAMLSLILDYCRFHQVPGRSNKERKSFDEKFIRMDTKRLCELTSAADSLQLKPLVDLTSRALARIIEGKTPEEIREIFHLPDDLTEEEKLEPLKNTTDDPRIRLLNRLYAKKRKELKEREKLKNAGIGEEHVDDRSVDDLLSFINGDSKMTKASKNKKKNRRRKGQEKNAFLTESMETDKMETNGLNSVGLDVEHGIDCQASPSESSKLQDMEEDILARKVEFDDGDMDDEIDPALKEKIDREVEDFARILKIDWPERMQEILSLGQERRPVHSSLNGSSSLRK encoded by the exons ATGTCGGAAGCTGATATGGCAGTCATTAAACCTGAG ATGATGAAGTCCTATATCTGGCTTCAGACTGCCGATGGGTTAATTCAGCAGGTGGAACAAGAGGTTGCTATGTTTTGCCCAATGATATGTCAGGAAGTAATTCAGAAGGGTGTGGGATCTTCCAAGAACTATGCCATATCTCTTCCACAACGAGTCAATCCTGCAATGCTAAGTCTCATTCTTGATTACTGCAGGTTCCATCAAGTACCAGGTCGCTCTAACAAG GAACGCAAATCTTTTGATGAGAAGTTTATTCGAATGGACACAAAGAGGCTTTGTGAGTTGACATCTGCTGCTGACAGCCTTCAATTGAAGCCTTTGGTTGATCTTACTAGTCGTGCTCTTGCACGAATTATTGAAGGAAAAACACCAGAGGAGATACGTGAAATATTTCATTTACCTGACGATCTTACAGAG GAAGAGAAGTTGGAGCCCTTGAAAAACACAACTGATGATCCACGAATTCGACTTTTGAATCGATTGTatgcaaaaaagagaaaagaattaaaagaaagagaaaagttgAAG AATGCTGGGATTGGAGAAGAGCATGTAGATGATCGCTCGGTTGATGACCTCTTGTCATTTATTAATGGAG ATTCTAAGATGACTAAAGcttcaaagaataaaaagaagaaccGAAGAAGAAAGGGTCAGGAGAAGAATGCTTTCTTAACTGAATCCATGGAAACGGATAAGATG GAGACAAATGGTCTTAACTCTGTGGGCCTTGATGTTGAGCATGGTATCGACTGTCAAGCCAGTCCCAGTGAGTCATCAAAGTTACAAGACATGGAAGAAGATATTTTAGCTCGTAAGGTAGAGTTTGATGATGGGGATATGGACGATGAGATAGATCCTGCATTAAAGGAAAAGATTGATAG GGAGGTGGAAGATTTTGCACGGATATTAAAAATAGACTGGCCTGAAAGGATGCAAGAGATTCTATCCTTGGGTCAAGAAAGGAGGCCAGTGCACTCTTCTCTTAATGGCAGCAGTAGCTTGAGAAAATAG
- the LOC119982617 gene encoding signal peptide peptidase-like 4 isoform X2, with protein MVCETNESDVEIGIPTVMLPQDAGANLERWLKNSSMVSLQVYSPRRPPVDVAEVFLWLMAVSTIICASYWSARSAKEAAMELDKLLKDGSDLDMDGFGSNGAVDISVPSAILFVVIASCFLVMLYKLMSFWFIEVLVVLFCIGGIEGLQTCSVSLLSCFRRFRHAGESFIKVPLFGDVSYLTLAVSPLCIASSVLWAVYRRYSLAWIGQDILGIALIITVLQIVRVPNLKVGTVLLSCAFLYDIFWVFVSKLWFRESVMIVVARGDKSGEDGIPMLLKIPRMFDPWGGFSIIGFGDIILPGLVVAFSLRYDFLAKRSFRAGYFVWAMTAYGLGLLVTYVALNMMDGHGQPALLYIVPFTLGTFLTLGKKRGELKTLWSKGAPEGPCTHIRLQPSQ; from the exons ATGGTCTGTGAAACAAATGAGAGTGATGTAGAGATAGGCATTCCCACTGTCATGCTCCCGCAAGATGCCGGTGCAAACTTGGAAAGGTGGCTAAAGAACAGCTCCATGG TTTCTTTGCAAGTATACTCTCCTCGGCGTCCGCCAGTGGATGTTGCGGAGGTGTTTTTGTGGTTGATGGCTGTCAGTACGATAATATGTGCTTCTTACTGGTCGGCACGGAGCGCAAAAGAAGCAGCTATGGAGCTGGATAAGCTCTTAAAG GATGGTTCGGATCTAGATATGGATGGGTTTGGTTCTAATGGTGCTGTGGACATTAGTGTGCCATCAGCCATTCTCTTTGTTGTTATTGCTTCTTGTTTTCTGGTTATGTTATACAAACTCATGTCATTCTGGTTCATTGAGGTTCTGGTGGTTCTATTTTGCATTGGTGGCATAGAG GGCCTCCAAACTTGCTCGGTGTCTTTATTATCTTG TTTCAGAAGGTTTCGACATGCTGGGGAGTCGTTTATTAAAGTTCCCTTGTTCGGAGATGTCTCATATCTTACGTTAGCAGTTTCTCCCCTCTGCATTGCATCTTCTGTTCTTTGGGCAGTTTATCGACGCTATTCGTTGGCTTGGATTGGGCAGGATATCCTT GGCATTGCATTGATAATCACAGTTCTTCAGATTGTTCGTGTACCAAACCTCAAG GTTGGAACAGTTCTTCTCAGTTGCGCATTCTTGTATGACATTTTCTGGGTTTTCGTATCAAAATTGTGGTTCCGTGAGAGTGTAATGATAGTG GTAGCTCGTGGTGATAAGAGTGGAGAAGATGGAATCCCGATGTTGCTTAAGATTCCGCGGATGTTTGATCCCTGGGGTGGCTTCAGCATAATTGGGTTCGGTGATATTATATTACCCGGATTGGTGGTAGCTTTTTCACTAAG GTATGATTTTCTGGCAAAGAGAAGTTTTCGAGCGGGTTACTTCGTTTGGGCGATGACTGCATATGGTTTAG GTCTCCTTGTCACTTACGTCGCTTTGAACATGATGGATGGACATGGCCAGCCGGCTTTGCTTTACATTGTTCCGTTCACGCTCG GCACTTTTCTGACTTTGGGAAAGAAAAGAGGAGAACTCAAAACTTTATGGTCAAAAGGAGCACCAGAGGGGCCCTGCACTCACATCCGACTCCAACCGTCACAGTAG